TAATCACATGAACGTGACGGTCATGAATTggaaaattgtcattttttgaGTTACAACTAACACACATCCCAACATACACGCATTCAAGATGACTTGAACTCTCGACTTATTTTTTATGCAGTGAAAATGCTCGAAAGCAATTCACTTGATGATCTGAAATTCTAGTTAAACACAACAAAGAATAgacttagagcatctccaaccatttacactaaacccaaactcattttagtgtaaatgtcacaccaaatatgattttactccaaccatttacactaaactcaaacttaaaagaatattctctctattatgctctttttactcacaaaatttgaaaaagttttgggtttgagtttagtgtaaacctaaagataggtatttttttctcaaaaaccaaaaatgagATTGGTTTTTGAGTACTATTGGAGCTAAATACCTATCccattttaagttttagtgtacccttggagatggtcttagcGCAACAACAAGACAGTCTATTACGCAACTATCTCACCTACATGcccaaaaacacacaaaaaaaaaaaaaaaaaaaaaaaaaaaacatcacaaGTAAATGTAAGGACAaacaaacaacacatcaaaAAAAGGATATcatgttttttctttctttagaTTTTTGTCGAACCAACCTGTCATTTTCATACTAGATTGATCTATTTAGAGTTAAAGAGAGAGGAAATTAATGATgtgagaaaaatatactacataaTGAGTAAATCCTCCGAGTGAAAAAGATAGTCATGTAACATGTTTGTTGAAAATCACATGGCAATGAAAGACTAATTAAGAATGTAGACGCAAAAACATAGATAATTCATGTTGATTTGTAGTTATAATATACAAACCATGCAAACAATTAAATGTCCTCAAATTTATTAGGGTGCATGAGCTTTTTTGCTAACTAATTTGCTATGCCCAATAAATATGGCTAGATATGAAATGCATGCCATAATATTTCACATTAATTTCCTTAATGGTGACACATTTTTAGTCCAATATAgcatagtatataataatgtacGAACACTTTCAACTATACCTAACATATAAACACAATCTTCTGCCTAGCACTTGAGAAATTTGACCAATCATGAATTCTCATAGTATTTGTCCATGGATTTACatgtttttggtatttttgctCAATTGGAATATTGTAGGTGTATTTGGACAAAGCAATAACTTTCTCATCACTGATTTTGGTGCTCTAGCAGATGGAATAACAGACAACAAAGAGGTCAATTTAGAAATTGATGACATGTCATATTATCATGCACATTATGCATAGAAATTTTACATGTACTTAtggaaaattaattgatttaccAAATTATATCTATTCATTCATGAAGGCATTCGCAGATGCATGGAAGAACGCTTGTCAAACTCCGGGAGGCGTTGTTACGGTGCCTGCCGGAGAAACTTTCTTAGTGAGTAGTGGAGAATTCGAAGGGCCGTGCAACGGCCAAACCCTGTTTCAAATGGATGGAATTTTAGTTGCTTCCGAGGACTTAAAACTCGACGATACTAAATTTTGGATTACTTTCCATAAAATTGACGATCTAATACTTTCCGGAATAGGCGTCTTTGACGGCAAAGGAGCCTTGTCTTGGTCCCAGTGCGACAAATCATCCAACTGTCACCATCGTCCTGCTGtaagtcttttttttttgtaaatgtaGCATTAAGTGCATGTTTGGTAGGGaagataataaataaaacataacaaaaatatacattttaagTCATTTTTGGTCATATAAACAATAAGAAAggtaaataaacaaaacagaataagaatatatattttaagtCATTTTTGGTCATATAACTCCAACATATATGACTTATCTATTCTATCAAACTGCCTCAGTACGTCACATCAAATAATAAACATACTTTCTAATAGTCACTAAGGATTCATGATGTGACAAAAGCCTATATCCAAGGCATAACCTCCCTGAACAGCAAGATGTTCCATTTCCACATCCACAACTCCCAAAATGTGAATGTGGAAAACATCCATATCACGGCCCCACACGACAGCCCGAACACCGACGGAATCCACATCAGCAACTCGAGGGACGTGAAGATCGCCGACTCGATCATAGGCACGGGCGACGACTGCGTATCGTTGGGAGACGGGTGCGCAAATGTCAACATCTCGGGGGTCGTTTGTGGGCCCGGCCACGGCATCAGCATCGGAAGCCTAGGTAAGTATAGTGATGAGGAAGATATCAATGGAGTTACAGTGATGAATTGTAGCTTGAGCAATACAAGCAATGGATTAAGGATCAAAACATGGGCGCCATCGAAATCATCAATTGTTGTGTCCGATATCACATATGCTGACATCACATTGGACAATGTTACAAACCCAATCATCATAGATCAACATTATTGCCCCCATGGTGAATGTCAAAAAGAGGTATAGTCTATAGTCTACtctaactttaattttattttattttcaaataaatacataaactttcaattatactagtattgaATTTTACTAATAGTacatatttgattaaaatctaaatatgtTAATGAAAATTGTGGTATATTTAGTTCGTGTATTTACAGACAATATATTATCGAATATGTACAGGGAGAGTCGAGCGTTCGAATAAAGGGTGTTAAGTACATCAACATACGAGGGAGTACGACGACAGAGGAGGGAATAGAGGTCAAATGCAGCAAATCGAACCCGTGTGAAGATGTGGAGTTCTCTGGTGTTGAGCTAAATGTGAATGGGAATCCGGCGATTGCGAGTTGCTCTAACGTTGGTGGTCTATTTCTAGAATCTAATCCTTTTTGTCCTAATCTACTTCCTCTATGTATTAAATAGGCTATGATCCATCGATAATTGGTTGATTgagaatattttgaaatgaagCGAATGCATCATTTATGTAATAGaacattaatattaatatgtatCTAAATTTTCAGTTTAGTTGGTAGACTAGTCGAATGTTGTTGTGGCTAGGgctatatatcatttttatctcgatttttacattttcaatTGCATATATAATGAGTATACTATCTTTTCTCTTCGATTATATATCTTCCCACGTTGATTTATTCATAAGAATTGAGCTATTGTTGGTGAGAAATAGAAGGGCGaagtttaattagttaaaagtaaattaccgaaatataaatgaaatttggtcaaattacAGTCCGTTCGacaacttaaaaaattaactagaaaTAACCGAAGCAAAAATGATAGTTAAAAATGATACCAAGATAACCTTGTAGttgtaacaaaataaatcCGACCCTGCTATCATACTTCAATATCGATCGAATCTACGTACAACGGGAAGGACTAGATCGTTGAAATCGATTGTAAACGTTCTTGCATGATGCGCCCGCCGGCCGTCGGCCATCGAGAGTCAAACGTAACCCATAGAACAATAGGTCTTGACACGGTCTCGTTTTACTGCATTGTATGTTTACTCCCACCGCCGTCGCCGACCTCCCCCGTACATTTATAAACTTGACCCTCTTTATCTGCACGTTTGACTCACCCTGTACATTCGATtgagaatatatattactacctccgtccaccaaaatttgtctcactttgacccgacacgggttttaataaatgtaatggaaaatgagttgaaaaggttagtggattatgggtcctacttttatatactccctccgtccgcaaataggagtcccggttgagttgaGTGCGGGTTTTTAGAAAAgtttgagtgtaataatttaagtgtgtgatagtggaatgtgagacccatttatatttttatttgctttattctttggaataatgaaatctaacattaagagagagagtgtgagaaattgcaatcaaagtggattaaaattaattgcagcttttaaattaagggaaaagtggggttatattttatactcccaagataaaatgtctaaccgggactcctaatggcagacggatgaaaatggccaaccgggactcctattcgcggacggagggagattagttttataataaaatgtgagtaggaatgagttagtggaatatgtgatccactactaaaaatgacaaaagggaaattagacaaattttggggaatagacggaaatggaaaaatgagacaaattttggtggacggaggtagtaactACTTGGTACGTCTGACtctattttgtatatttcatGTTCAGGATATAACTTGATGAACATGTTGATGAGTAAGTTAAGCGAAGATATGATAAAGTAAGGTAAagtattgttttcattttctataaaaggaaatgactcaagtaaagTACTGAGACAGAGTAAATCATACTTACCCCTCCATGGCAGTTCGCACTGGGACAGTAATGTTGATCGATGATGATTGGATTCTTCACATTGTTCATAGCAATGTCATTGTACGTGACATCGGACACAACTTTCGAGGATAGGGAAGGGGCCAACGTCTTGATCCTCAATCCATTTTCCGTATTCGTTAGAGTGCAATGGCTCACGGTGATTCGGCTCACGTCCTCCTCCTCCTTGTACCTACCTAAGCTTCCGACGCTAATGCCATGGCCGGGCCCACACGCGACCCCCGTGATGTTGACATTTGTGGCCCCGTCCCCAATTGACACGCAGTCGTCGCCCGTGCCTATGTACGAGTGGAGGATGTTCACGTAGCTCGATTTGCCAACGTGGATTCCGTCGGTATTCGGGCTATTTGGTGGGGCCCTTATGTGGACATTTATTAGCCTCACATGTTGGGATTTGTGAATTACAATATGGAACATCTTGCTATTTAGAGAGGTTATGCCATTGATAGTGGAACGTCTGACGTTATGAAACTTCAATGACTGTTTGCACCAACATTAGTAACCAATGTCACAATTAATAATAACTTTTGTAACATCCTAATAatgtcattattatttttgtaacacccaattactattattattgctgttattattaaattacaacACATAAAATTACCGTGGGACGAGTTTTGCAGTTCCACGGTCCGCAACGGGACCACGATGAGGCCCCGTTGCCGTTGAATACGCCATGTCCAACAACAATGAGGCGTGCAATGTTGTCGAAAGTGATCCAGTAGTCACGATCGTCGAGTTTAGGGTCATTCGAGGCAACTATGGTTCCGTCGACTCGGAATATGGTTTTTCCGTTACATGGGCCCACGAAGTCTCCGCCACTTAAAAGGAAAGTTTTTCCGGCAGGAATCGCAAGAACGCCGCCCGGAGTTTGGCAAGCTTTCTTCCATGCTTTTGCAAATGCCtgcatgaataaataaattacatatacaatcaatctatttttcttgcatagctcaaatatatttatgtatatctatgtcctaaattaattaaatttacctGTTTGCTGTCTTTTTTAGCATATGCTGCAGCACCAAAATCAGTGACAatgaaattgtttgttttttccatttaCATGGACCTTCAAAATGGACAAaagaaataggaaaaaaagTCCAATCAGTGAAGAAATATTCATGATGGATGCCCCAAAATTTCTTGTGTGATTCgagttaaaatattttttactgaAAAATGTGGCTATGTAAAACAAAGATAGAGAGAACGTATATACAGTAGCTATTGCAATTTATAGTAgttttagatatatatatatagagaacTGTTCTGCTGCCCACCTTGTGTGAGCATAGTGTGAGCGACACTATTCCACGTAGGAGAGAGGGGGAGAcctgattttattttattttttttctctttctcttcatacttttatctctctcCTTTTAGATTTCAGAATTTTGGatatatttcttctctttcgaTTTTTTTCTGCATCGCTACCGAGAGTTTGTCGGAAATTCGCCGCAGAACCTGGTCACGGCGGGATCAGACATCAATTCGGCAGTGCTCGGGCGCGCCCAAGGAGTCCCAGCGTGCGAGCTCCTTGGATTCGTACGCCGCAAAGACGGCGAGCTTCCGCGTGGATGGGACCGAGGGCGAATTTGAGGTTATCTGCGAAGCCGTTGGTTTTTCTGGAATAGACGATTTCGCTATTTCCCGGAGGAATATGAGGCGATGAAGGTGGGGTCTTCTTCTTACGGTAAGAAATTGGAGCCTTTGTATAGAGAAATTGAAGTTGATTGTGATGATGTTGTTCAATATTCTTATGGTGATGGTTAAATTGGGGCTATTGATGTGATTCATCGCAGAATTGGGGGTTTGTGTGTCGGAAATATAGATAATAGTTACGGTAAGAAATTGGGGGAAACGGGGGTGTTAAAGAGGTTAGATGATGGTGTAAATTATAGTGACAAGTTAAGAGTGAGATCAAAAGCATCTCGAATGAATGGAATTAAGGGGGCGCGACGAACTATATTGGTGCCCGATTGGGATACAACAACAGGCTTTTTGCGGTAGAGTGATCCTTGTATTCCAAAGTTCCAAAGCACATTCTTTTCGAATAATGGAGAGACTGAGGGGGTTGGCCGGGATAGGACCGAGCAAGAGAAGGGTGCGAGGATAGGGGGGTTGACAATAGAAGAGAACCGTGCATTATCAAAGTCTTGCTCTTTCTCTTCAAATGAGGATGATTCCTCAAGTTCCATGACTGAGCCTTTGTGCATTTCATCTAATGATAGATATGGGCGCGTTATTCATGACAGGCAGAAGGGCGAGCTTTTGGAGCGTGGAACATTTGGATATGTGTATGAAGGAATTGCGGagtaagtactttattttgaatatttgttgcTTGCATTATTGAATTTCTAGGATTTAGAGTGTATCGTCATGTGTATGTAATCCGAGCAGGTGAAGTGTGCTGTTGCTGATGGTAGATTGGAATTAGTTGTGGTCATAGTTTTGGGAGGATCTTGATGTTACTCTGAATTTACTCAAAGAGAAACctaaataagtaaaaataaaacataaaactaGTGGTGAACTTTAGTCTTTTGTTAGCAAAGGAGTAGTTGCCAGTAGTGGTTACTTATAACATGTCAGTCAATTCTCTCAATAATCTTTGTCAGTTCAGTATGTAATTTCGGGAAGAAGTAATTTCGTAATTTTCTATGATGCAGTGGCGGATTCTTTTTTGCTATAAAGGAAGTGTCTTTGCTTGATCAAGGAGAGGATGGAAAGCAAATGTATAGTCTAAAATTTGTTGCATGAGTGTAgcaaaaaacaagaaatatgCACTTATCAAATTACTGTAACTCTTGAATATTGAGATACTCCTTCGGTTTTGTTATACGCTTATATGTCACTGGCTCGTGTTTTAGTGTTtgatgttttgattttatgctTTCTTCCAAATCTGCAAAACTATTAATTGATATTGAAGATTGGGCATGAAATGGATGTTCAGCTTCCAAAAGCAGACTACTTATATTGGTTTCTTCATCACTCATGATATAAGTGACTCTTAATAACTGAATTATTGCTGATCACCATTACAGAAATCTCATTCTTGTAATAAGTTTATGATCA
The nucleotide sequence above comes from Salvia hispanica cultivar TCC Black 2014 chromosome 5, UniMelb_Shisp_WGS_1.0, whole genome shotgun sequence. Encoded proteins:
- the LOC125188208 gene encoding exopolygalacturonase-like, translating into MKAFADAWKNACQTPGGVVTVPAGETFLVSSGEFEGPCNGQTLFQMDGILVASEDLKLDDTKFWITFHKIDDLILSGIGVFDGKGALSWSQCDKSSNCHHRPASLRIHDVTKAYIQGITSLNSKMFHFHIHNSQNVNVENIHITAPHDSPNTDGIHISNSRDVKIADSIIGTGDDCVSLGDGCANVNISGVVCGPGHGISIGSLGKYSDEEDINGVTVMNCSLSNTSNGLRIKTWAPSKSSIVVSDITYADITLDNVTNPIIIDQHYCPHGECQKEGESSVRIKGVKYINIRGSTTTEEGIEVKCSKSNPCEDVEFSGVELNVNGNPAIASCSNVGYDPSIIG
- the LOC125188210 gene encoding polygalacturonase-like → MEKTNNFIVTDFGAAAYAKKDSKQAFAKAWKKACQTPGGVLAIPAGKTFLLSGGDFVGPCNGKTIFRVDGTIVASNDPKLDDRDYWITFDNIARLIVVGHGVFNGNGASSWSRCGPWNCKTRPTSLKFHNVRRSTINGITSLNSKMFHIVIHKSQHVRLINVHIRAPPNSPNTDGIHVGKSSYVNILHSYIGTGDDCVSIGDGATNVNITGVACGPGHGISVGSLGRYKEEEDVSRITVSHCTLTNTENGLRIKTLAPSLSSKVVSDVTYNDIAMNNVKNPIIIDQHYCPSANCHGGGESNVQIKRVKFINVRGRSATAVGVNIQCSKTRPCQDLLFYGLRLTLDGRRPAGASCKNVYNRFQRSSPSRCT